In a single window of the Littorina saxatilis isolate snail1 linkage group LG3, US_GU_Lsax_2.0, whole genome shotgun sequence genome:
- the LOC138963186 gene encoding proteasome subunit alpha type-1-like, producing the protein MRRKIVSSPRVLLCRVTFQFSAQYLLVWSFWKRQFRGNMFRNQYDNDVTIWSPQGRIHQLEYAMEAVKQGSAAVGIKSKTHAILIALKRAPSELSAHQKKILPIDDHVAVAIAGLTADARLLCNFMRSECLDSRWAYDQALPISRLVSMVGNKSQIPTQRYGRRPFGVGLLIAGYDSAGPHIYQTCPSANYYDCKAMAIGARSQSARTYLEKYLDTFAECSLEELVKHGLRALRDTLPSEMNLNTKNCSLGIVSVDMKFKIYDDEKVASYLALIEGEERSTAAPDGEEGDAAAPATRTDLQPPVPVSAAADGEEGMES; encoded by the exons ATGCGTAGGAAAATCGTTTCATCTCCCCGTGTGCTTCTTTGCCGAGTCACTTTTCAGTTTTCTGCACAATATCTTTTGGTTTGGAGTTTCTGGAAGCGGCAATTTAGAGGAAACATG TTCCGAAATCAGTATGACAACGATGTCACCATCTGGAGCCCACAG GGCCGCATTCACCAGCTAGAGTATGCAATGGAGGCAGTGAAACAGGGGTCAGCTGCTGTGGGCATCAAAAGTAAAACCCATGCCATTCTTATTGCACTCAAG CGCGCACCTTCAGAGCTGTCGGCCCATCAGAAGAAGATTCTGCCCATTGACGATCACGTTGCTGTCGCCATTGCTGGGCTCACTGCAGACGCCAGGCTCTTATG TAACTTCATGAGATCTGAATGTCTTGACTCGCGCTGGGCTTACGACCAGGCTCTGCCCATCTCACGATTAGTCTCCATGGTCGGCAACA AATCACAAATCCCCACACAGAGGTATGGCAGACGCCCCTTTGGTGTAGGACTTCTCATCGCAGGATATGAC TCTGCAGGTCCCCACATTTACCAGACATGCCCGTCTGCAAACTACTACGACTGCAAAGCCATGGCCATTGGCGCCAGGTCACAGTCGGCCAGAACCTACCTGGAGAAATACCTTGACACGTTTGCTGAGT GCAGCTTGGAAGAGTTGGTGAAGCACGGCCTGAGGGCTTTGAGAGACACACTGCCGTCAGAGATGAACCTCAACACAAAG AATTGTTCCTTGGGTATCGTCAGCGTCGACATGAAATTCAAAATCTATGATGACGAGAAAGTCGCATCATAT CTGGCTCTGATTGAAGGAGAGGAGAGGTCCACAGCCGCCCCAGATGGAGAAGAG GGTGACGCAGCAGCACCTGCCACAAGGACTGACCTGCAGCCTCCGGTACCTGTGTCGGCCGCGGCTGATGGGGAGGAGGGCATGGAATCTTAA